One window from the genome of Desulfonatronum thiodismutans encodes:
- the rpmG gene encoding 50S ribosomal protein L33, translating to MRINVLLACLDCKRRNYATEKNKKNSTGRIEMKKFCPFCGGHRVHRETK from the coding sequence ATGCGAATCAATGTGTTACTGGCTTGCCTCGACTGCAAGCGACGCAATTACGCCACGGAGAAAAACAAGAAAAACTCCACGGGGCGGATCGAAATGAAGAAGTTTTGTCCGTTCTGCGGAGGGCATCGGGTCCATCGGGAAACGAAGTAG
- the rplJ gene encoding 50S ribosomal protein L10: protein MNRTQKGEVIEKLRGKASTASIAIVTDFKGLKVEEVTPLRVKLRESGVDYHVVKNTLARIALDGTPHAVLNDSLKDCCAIAFSAGDPVAAAKILVEFEKGSKNFSTRFASLEGKFLSTAQIDELAKLPGREVLLARALGTMNAVPTNFVGLFANILRNFLYALNAIKDQKEQTQSV from the coding sequence GTGAATAGAACGCAAAAAGGCGAAGTCATAGAGAAATTGCGAGGCAAGGCTTCCACGGCCAGCATCGCCATCGTGACGGACTTCAAAGGTCTGAAGGTTGAGGAAGTGACGCCGTTGCGCGTCAAGCTACGGGAATCAGGGGTTGATTATCATGTCGTCAAGAATACCCTGGCCCGCATCGCCCTGGATGGTACGCCGCACGCGGTCTTGAACGACTCGCTCAAGGATTGCTGCGCCATTGCCTTTAGCGCCGGGGACCCGGTCGCAGCAGCCAAGATCCTCGTCGAATTCGAGAAGGGCTCTAAGAATTTCAGCACTCGATTCGCGAGTCTTGAGGGCAAATTCCTGTCCACAGCTCAGATCGACGAGTTGGCCAAGCTGCCCGGAAGGGAAGTGTTGCTGGCCAGGGCCCTGGGGACCATGAACGCGGTGCCGACCAATTTTGTCGGATTGTTCGCCAATATTTTGCGGAACTTTCTGTACGCTTTGAACGCGATCAAGGACCAGAAGGAACAGACGCAATCAGTTTAA
- the rplK gene encoding 50S ribosomal protein L11, with protein MAKKIKAKIKLQVPAGAANPSPPVGPALGQHGVNIMEFCKSFNAKTQDQKGMITPVIITVYADRTFTFVTKTPPASVLLLKAAKLDKGSGEPNKTKVGKVSKAQVEEIAKLKMPDLTAGSLDAAMLTVMGTARSMGLEVEI; from the coding sequence ATGGCCAAGAAAATCAAAGCGAAAATCAAGCTCCAGGTTCCGGCCGGGGCTGCCAACCCTTCTCCTCCCGTCGGCCCCGCATTGGGGCAGCACGGGGTGAACATCATGGAGTTCTGCAAGAGCTTCAACGCCAAGACGCAGGACCAAAAAGGCATGATCACTCCCGTGATCATCACGGTGTACGCGGACAGAACTTTCACCTTCGTCACCAAGACCCCCCCGGCCTCGGTGCTGCTGCTGAAAGCCGCCAAGTTGGACAAGGGGTCCGGCGAACCGAACAAGACCAAGGTCGGCAAGGTCTCCAAGGCCCAGGTGGAGGAGATTGCCAAGTTGAAGATGCCGGATCTGACCGCGGGGAGCCTCGATGCCGCCATGCTGACCGTAATGGGGACAGCGCGGAGCATGGGACTCGAGGTTGAAATTTAG
- the rplL gene encoding 50S ribosomal protein L7/L12, translated as MSVTKEQVVEFISNMTVLELAEFIKELEEKFGVSAAAPVAAVAAAPVAGADAPAAEEKTEFDVVLASAGGNKINVIKVVRALTGLGLKEAKAKVDEAPSVIKEAAAKADAEEAKKQLEEAGATVELK; from the coding sequence ATGAGCGTTACCAAAGAACAAGTTGTTGAATTCATATCTAACATGACCGTCCTGGAACTCGCCGAGTTCATCAAGGAATTGGAAGAGAAGTTCGGCGTCTCCGCCGCCGCTCCCGTGGCCGCCGTGGCCGCTGCTCCGGTTGCCGGCGCTGACGCTCCGGCCGCGGAAGAAAAGACCGAGTTCGATGTCGTTCTGGCCAGTGCCGGCGGCAACAAGATCAACGTGATCAAGGTCGTTCGCGCCTTGACCGGTTTGGGACTGAAGGAAGCCAAGGCCAAGGTCGACGAAGCGCCTTCCGTGATCAAGGAAGCCGCGGCCAAGGCCGACGCCGAGGAAGCCAAGAAACAGTTGGAAGAGGCCGGCGCGACGGTCGAGTTGAAGTAG
- the secE gene encoding preprotein translocase subunit SecE, whose translation MAKLQSGDDKKAPAKRFDIKEKALQFKDFFEKSKLELKKVTWPTRKETTATCMAVVVLVIIMSLFLGLVDLALAKIVEVILY comes from the coding sequence ATGGCGAAATTACAATCAGGCGACGACAAAAAGGCTCCGGCCAAACGCTTCGACATCAAGGAAAAAGCACTTCAGTTCAAGGATTTTTTTGAAAAATCCAAACTGGAGTTGAAGAAAGTGACTTGGCCGACACGCAAGGAGACGACGGCCACCTGTATGGCCGTCGTCGTTCTTGTAATCATCATGTCTCTCTTTCTTGGTCTCGTAGACCTGGCCCTGGCCAAAATCGTTGAAGTTATACTCTACTAG
- the rplA gene encoding 50S ribosomal protein L1: MPTHGKKYRNAVQDLDLKNKFPVKDGLDLALKLAYAKFDETVDVAVCLGVDPKYSDQMVRGAVTLPHGLGKEVRVAAFCKGDKEAEAKDAGADFVGGEDLIEKIKEGWLEFDQAVATPDMMALIGKIGRILGPRGLMPNAKTGTVTFDIGKAVKEMKAGRVEFKVDKAGVIHSPLGKVSFGADKLVDNLRTVIDTLTRLKPASAKGTYFRSMAVSTTMGLGIKLDMQSMPRD, from the coding sequence ATGCCCACACATGGAAAAAAATATCGCAATGCCGTCCAGGATCTGGACCTGAAGAACAAGTTTCCGGTCAAGGACGGCTTGGATTTGGCCTTGAAGCTTGCTTACGCGAAGTTCGACGAAACCGTCGACGTCGCCGTCTGTCTCGGAGTTGATCCGAAGTACTCGGATCAAATGGTCCGTGGCGCGGTGACCTTACCGCACGGCCTGGGCAAGGAAGTCCGAGTCGCCGCGTTCTGCAAGGGAGACAAGGAAGCTGAAGCCAAGGATGCCGGAGCCGATTTCGTCGGCGGCGAGGATCTGATCGAAAAAATCAAGGAAGGCTGGCTTGAATTCGATCAGGCCGTGGCCACTCCGGACATGATGGCTCTGATCGGAAAGATTGGTCGGATTCTCGGGCCGCGCGGCCTGATGCCTAATGCCAAGACCGGGACCGTAACCTTCGACATCGGCAAGGCGGTCAAGGAAATGAAGGCCGGTCGCGTTGAGTTCAAGGTTGACAAGGCCGGAGTGATTCACTCTCCCTTGGGCAAGGTTTCCTTCGGTGCGGACAAGCTTGTGGACAATCTGCGTACTGTCATCGACACCCTCACCCGTCTCAAGCCTGCTTCCGCCAAGGGCACGTATTTCCGTTCCATGGCCGTTTCCACGACCATGGGGCTCGGCATCAAGCTCGATATGCAGAGCATGCCGCGAGACTGA
- the nusG gene encoding transcription termination/antitermination protein NusG, whose protein sequence is METTTAKPQWYIVNTHTGFEQRVERTIKEMIRTSRALGLIEEVVVPTEKVVELVKGEKKTSTRKFYPGYIMVKMVLTDESWHLVQSLPRVTGFLGGKNRPLPMPEREALKILDMMETRQEQPRPKFSFERGDEVRVIDGPFANFNAVVEDVNYDKGKLKVTVSIFGRQTPVELEFVQVSKT, encoded by the coding sequence ATGGAAACGACAACAGCGAAACCGCAATGGTACATCGTTAACACGCACACGGGATTTGAACAGCGTGTTGAACGAACCATCAAAGAAATGATCCGGACCAGCAGAGCGCTTGGTCTGATCGAGGAAGTCGTCGTTCCGACGGAGAAGGTGGTGGAACTTGTCAAGGGGGAGAAAAAGACTTCCACGCGCAAGTTCTACCCCGGATACATCATGGTCAAGATGGTTCTGACCGACGAATCCTGGCATCTGGTTCAATCCTTGCCTCGGGTGACCGGTTTTTTGGGAGGAAAGAACAGGCCGTTGCCCATGCCGGAGCGAGAGGCGTTGAAAATTTTGGACATGATGGAAACGCGTCAAGAGCAGCCTCGTCCCAAATTTTCTTTTGAACGCGGCGACGAGGTCCGCGTCATCGACGGACCGTTCGCCAATTTCAACGCCGTTGTGGAAGATGTCAACTACGATAAGGGCAAGCTGAAGGTAACGGTCTCCATTTTCGGGAGGCAGACGCCGGTGGAACTGGAATTCGTCCAGGTGAGCAAAACATAA
- the rpoB gene encoding DNA-directed RNA polymerase subunit beta has translation MTQLVKKFGKIQSVLNTPHLLELQIQSYHHFLQKDIATAARADVGLEGVFRSVFPIHDFNKTATLEFVSYEIGQPKFDVAECLAKGLHHEAPVRIRVRLVVFDVDEETGNRSIRDIKEQDIYFGTIPLMTEKGTFIINGTERVIVNQLQRSPGIIFEHDFGKTHTSRKVLYSSRIIPMRGSWLDFEFDHKDIFYVRIDRRRKMPVTILLKAMGMTNEDILNYFYKTEYYQLEGDKVYREIQESLVRKEQLYADVTDSSGEVLASAGTMVKARIWKKIIKAGITKLEIDPAQLPGQFLAQDVVHPETGEVLAMVGDEITEPFLEQCKEANLLRLPVLYITGVEVSATVRETMQLDKTTDIESAQVEIFRRLRPSSPPTAEVASTFFDNLFRNPDYYDLSPVGRYKLNSRLGLDVPLEQRTLTNDDILKALKHLVELKDSHGPSDDIDHLGNRRVRPVGELVENQYRIGLVRMERAIKERMSLQDVATLMPHDLINPKPVVAAIKEFFGTSQLSQFMDQTNPLSEVTHKRRLSALGPGGLTRDRAGFEVRDVHTSHYGRICPIETPEGPNIGLIVSMTTFGQVNAFGFIESPYRIVKNGQASLDVLYMDASREGGEVIAQANAELDRDGRFVNEIVTARVKGDFALVNRDEVTMMDISPSQIVSVSASLIPFLEHDDANRALMGSNMQRQAVPLLRCERPIVGTGMESIVAQDSGSCVLAAGDGVVRYADAERIVVSYEGDLFPETGGLKVYELLKFHKSNQNTCFGQKPLVAEGQTITKGQVLADGPGTQQGELALGKNLLVAFMPWCGYNFEDSILISERVVKEDVFTSMHIEEFELVARDTKLGPEEVTKDIPNVGEEMLRNLDESGIIRIGAPVQPDDILVGKITPKGETQLTPEEKLLRAIFGDKARDVKNSSLKVPPGIEGTVIDVRVFNRRMGDKDDRSKAIEKDKLIRLEAKERQIISGLTEAMREKVWRVVDGKRLGQTLMGKRKGEVLVGANMFMTRDVLDQVPLKKLAGLFVAKAVNDQLQELIGDYERQISFVQESYKIKSERITEGDDLPPGVIKMVKVYVAVKRKLSVGDKMAGRHGNKGVVSCILPEEDMPFFADGTPVDIVLNPLGVPSRMNIGQIMETHLGWGALELGKQVARMVERGDDVAHLRREIKDVFDSEAISSLVDELDDEDFVSAVRELRNGIITKSPVFDGAHEDEIWKWLRKAGLPEDGKSVLFDGRTGEAFHNRVTVGSMYILKLHHLVDEKIHARSTGPYSLVTQQPLGGKAQFGGQRLGEMEVWAMEAYGAAHVLQEFLTVKSDDVTGRVHMYEKIVKGDNFLEAGLPESFNVLIKELMSLGLDVTLLQEEKKKRRGSA, from the coding sequence ATGACACAACTTGTTAAAAAGTTTGGTAAAATCCAAAGTGTTCTCAATACTCCCCATCTTCTCGAACTCCAAATTCAATCCTATCACCATTTTCTTCAAAAGGATATCGCGACGGCCGCGAGAGCAGATGTTGGACTTGAAGGCGTTTTTCGCTCTGTTTTCCCTATTCACGACTTCAACAAAACCGCGACGCTTGAGTTTGTCAGCTATGAAATAGGTCAGCCAAAGTTCGACGTCGCGGAATGTCTGGCCAAGGGGTTGCACCATGAAGCTCCCGTCCGCATTCGCGTCCGGCTCGTGGTCTTTGACGTGGATGAGGAAACGGGGAACAGGTCCATCCGGGACATCAAAGAACAGGACATCTATTTTGGTACGATTCCGTTGATGACGGAAAAGGGCACCTTTATCATCAACGGGACCGAACGGGTGATCGTCAACCAGTTGCAGCGTTCTCCTGGAATTATTTTCGAGCACGACTTCGGCAAGACCCACACCAGTCGCAAGGTGCTCTACTCCTCGCGGATCATTCCCATGCGCGGGTCCTGGCTGGATTTTGAGTTTGACCACAAGGACATTTTCTATGTGCGCATCGACCGGCGTCGCAAGATGCCGGTGACCATCCTGCTCAAGGCCATGGGGATGACCAATGAAGACATTCTGAACTATTTTTACAAGACCGAATACTACCAACTCGAAGGCGACAAGGTCTATCGCGAAATTCAGGAATCCCTGGTTCGCAAGGAACAACTGTACGCGGATGTGACGGATTCTTCGGGCGAGGTTCTGGCTTCGGCAGGAACCATGGTCAAGGCTCGGATCTGGAAGAAGATCATCAAAGCCGGGATCACCAAGCTGGAGATCGACCCCGCGCAACTGCCCGGTCAGTTTCTGGCCCAGGATGTCGTCCATCCCGAAACCGGGGAAGTGCTGGCCATGGTGGGCGACGAAATCACCGAACCATTCCTCGAGCAGTGCAAGGAAGCCAATCTGTTGCGCCTCCCGGTGCTGTACATCACCGGGGTTGAAGTTTCGGCCACGGTTCGCGAGACCATGCAGCTGGACAAGACCACGGATATCGAGTCGGCCCAGGTAGAGATCTTTCGCCGGTTGCGCCCCAGTTCACCGCCTACGGCCGAGGTGGCTTCGACCTTCTTCGACAATTTGTTCCGCAATCCGGACTACTACGACCTATCTCCGGTGGGTCGCTATAAGCTGAATTCCAGACTGGGCCTGGACGTGCCCCTGGAGCAGCGGACCTTGACCAACGACGATATCCTCAAGGCTCTGAAGCATTTAGTTGAGTTGAAGGATTCCCACGGTCCCTCCGACGACATCGACCACCTGGGCAATCGTCGCGTCCGTCCCGTGGGCGAGTTGGTGGAAAACCAGTACCGCATCGGCTTGGTACGCATGGAACGGGCCATCAAGGAACGGATGAGTCTCCAGGATGTGGCCACGCTGATGCCCCATGACCTGATCAATCCCAAACCCGTGGTGGCCGCGATCAAGGAATTTTTCGGCACTTCCCAGCTTTCCCAGTTCATGGACCAGACCAACCCGCTTTCCGAAGTGACCCACAAGCGGCGTCTTTCCGCACTTGGTCCCGGCGGCCTGACCCGTGATCGGGCCGGGTTCGAGGTCCGGGACGTGCATACCAGCCATTATGGTCGGATTTGTCCCATCGAAACCCCGGAAGGACCGAACATCGGTTTGATCGTCTCCATGACCACCTTTGGCCAGGTCAACGCCTTCGGCTTTATCGAAAGTCCGTACCGGATCGTCAAAAACGGTCAGGCCTCCCTGGATGTATTGTACATGGACGCTTCCCGCGAAGGCGGGGAGGTCATCGCCCAGGCCAACGCCGAGCTGGACCGTGACGGACGTTTCGTCAACGAGATCGTCACGGCTCGGGTCAAGGGCGACTTCGCCCTGGTCAACCGGGACGAGGTGACCATGATGGACATCTCTCCCAGCCAGATCGTTTCGGTTTCCGCGTCCTTGATCCCTTTTCTGGAACACGACGACGCCAACCGAGCTTTGATGGGGTCGAACATGCAGCGTCAGGCTGTTCCTTTGCTACGCTGCGAGCGACCCATCGTCGGCACGGGCATGGAGAGCATCGTGGCCCAGGATTCAGGAAGCTGCGTTCTGGCCGCCGGGGACGGCGTGGTGCGCTATGCCGACGCTGAACGGATCGTGGTCAGCTACGAAGGGGATTTGTTTCCGGAAACCGGGGGGTTGAAGGTTTACGAACTGCTCAAGTTTCACAAGTCGAATCAGAATACTTGTTTCGGGCAAAAGCCTCTGGTCGCGGAAGGACAGACCATCACCAAGGGCCAGGTGCTGGCCGACGGCCCCGGAACTCAGCAGGGCGAACTGGCCTTGGGCAAGAACCTACTCGTGGCTTTCATGCCCTGGTGCGGTTACAACTTCGAGGATTCCATTCTGATTTCCGAGCGGGTGGTCAAGGAAGACGTCTTTACCTCCATGCACATTGAGGAATTCGAACTGGTGGCCCGGGACACCAAACTGGGCCCGGAAGAGGTGACCAAGGACATTCCCAATGTCGGCGAAGAGATGCTGCGCAACCTGGATGAAAGCGGGATTATCCGCATTGGCGCGCCGGTTCAGCCCGACGACATTCTGGTGGGCAAGATCACGCCAAAGGGAGAAACGCAGCTTACGCCCGAAGAAAAATTGCTTCGGGCCATTTTCGGGGACAAGGCCCGGGATGTAAAGAACTCCTCGCTCAAAGTCCCACCGGGTATTGAGGGCACGGTCATCGATGTGCGGGTTTTCAACCGACGGATGGGGGACAAGGACGATCGCTCCAAGGCCATTGAAAAGGACAAGCTGATCCGGTTGGAGGCCAAGGAACGGCAGATCATTTCCGGACTGACGGAGGCCATGCGGGAAAAAGTCTGGCGGGTAGTGGACGGAAAACGGCTCGGCCAGACGCTGATGGGCAAGCGCAAGGGCGAAGTGCTCGTGGGAGCGAATATGTTCATGACCCGCGACGTTCTGGATCAGGTGCCTTTGAAAAAACTGGCCGGATTGTTCGTGGCCAAGGCCGTGAACGACCAGCTTCAAGAGCTGATTGGGGACTATGAGCGACAGATCAGCTTTGTTCAGGAATCCTACAAGATCAAAAGCGAGCGGATCACCGAGGGCGACGATTTGCCTCCTGGCGTGATCAAGATGGTCAAGGTGTACGTGGCCGTGAAGCGCAAGCTGTCCGTGGGCGACAAGATGGCCGGCCGTCACGGCAACAAGGGCGTGGTCTCCTGTATTTTGCCCGAGGAAGACATGCCGTTCTTCGCCGACGGAACTCCCGTGGACATCGTTCTGAACCCACTGGGCGTGCCCTCCCGAATGAACATCGGGCAGATTATGGAAACCCACCTGGGCTGGGGCGCGTTGGAACTGGGGAAACAGGTGGCCCGGATGGTCGAGCGAGGCGATGATGTGGCCCATTTGCGCCGGGAGATTAAGGACGTCTTCGACTCTGAGGCCATCTCCTCCCTGGTCGACGAGCTGGACGACGAAGACTTCGTCTCCGCCGTGCGGGAACTGCGCAATGGGATCATCACCAAGAGCCCGGTTTTTGACGGCGCCCATGAGGATGAAATCTGGAAATGGCTGCGCAAGGCCGGATTGCCGGAGGACGGGAAGAGCGTCCTTTTTGACGGACGAACCGGCGAAGCCTTCCACAACAGGGTGACCGTGGGCAGCATGTACATCCTGAAGCTGCACCACTTGGTTGACGAGAAAATCCATGCTCGTTCCACTGGACCTTACTCCCTGGTCACCCAGCAGCCTTTGGGCGGCAAGGCTCAGTTCGGCGGACAGCGGCTGGGCGAGATGGAAGTCTGGGCCATGGAAGCCTACGGCGCGGCCCATGTGCTCCAGGAGTTCCTGACCGTCAAGTCCGACGACGTCACCGGCCGGGTGCACATGTACGAGAAGATCGTCAAGGGCGACAACTTTCTCGAGGCCGGTCTGCCGGAGTCCTTCAACGTGTTGATCAAGGAATTGATGTCCCTGGGGTTGGACGTCACGTTGCTCCAGGAAGAGAAGAAGAAACGCCGCGGTTCCGCCTAG
- a CDS encoding EF-Tu C-terminal domain-related protein codes for RKTVCTGVEMFRKLLDQGQAGDNIGALLRGVKREDVERGQVLAAPKSITPHRRFVAEVYVLSKEEGGRHTPFFSGYRPQFYFRTTDITGVVTLAEGVEMVMPGDNATFNVELIAPIAMELGVRFAIREGGRTVGAGVISEIVE; via the coding sequence CCGCAAGACGGTCTGCACGGGCGTGGAGATGTTCCGCAAGCTGCTGGACCAGGGCCAGGCCGGCGACAACATCGGCGCGCTCTTGCGCGGCGTGAAGCGCGAGGACGTGGAACGCGGGCAGGTTTTGGCCGCACCCAAGTCCATCACCCCGCACCGCAGATTCGTGGCCGAGGTATACGTCTTGTCCAAGGAAGAAGGCGGTCGTCACACTCCGTTCTTCAGCGGGTATCGTCCGCAGTTCTATTTCCGGACCACGGACATCACCGGCGTGGTGACCCTGGCGGAGGGCGTGGAAATGGTCATGCCCGGGGACAACGCGACCTTCAACGTGGAGTTGATCGCCCCCATTGCCATGGAACTGGGCGTGCGCTTCGCCATCCGTGAAGGCGGCCGGACCGTCGGCGCCGGCGTCATCTCCGAAATCGTCGAATAA